taacatataaaaTGCATCTAAATGATGTCACAGTACTACAACATGTTATACCTGCATGTAGAGGAGGTATGACAGTAAAATTCAAAACTCAAGTCAACAGTAACACATTCTTTTTCtctttacataattatgtaacaatGAAGTAGATTAACTGTACATAATTACCCAGACAAAACAAAGTAGTTTACAGTCTGTTGTGTTCAATGGTCAACTTACTGTTTTTGAAGAACAAGAACAGCACGTTggttgacttttgaccttgtgGTCACACCTAACATATTATACTGGTTCTATCATTCATTTGTATAGGATTACCCGGAAGCTTCTTTTTATGAACAATTTACAACAAGGTTTCTCCTGAAAGAGGTTTTGAATCAAGTCCAGGCTTTACAGTTTCCAGTTGATTCAGCATCAGATCATATGGAACAAGAAGCTTTAAAGGACAGGTAGAGATAACCACATTGTGTAGTAGTACATTTCTAGAGACTCGTTTGATAGGAGTAAGTTGATGGATGTTACAGCTTGTCTGAATACTGATCAACTTCTCTGTAaagaatatttaaaataatcacatgagaatattgattttcatatagtgctttcccacactgtgctccAAGGGCTTTATAATCATTATCATCcatggcatggacctataatagcacaatggccctttacacATCCCCTGGGAGCAAACAATCCATGGCAGCCTGTATAGGCACATGGGAGTAAAGTATACACATAGCAACTTCTGTCCTACTAGATCCCCAATTGTATAGCTAGTTTGACTGGGCCAGAATCATGGTTCAAATATTGCCAAAGTACTTTTTTAGCCattccaaaataaatgacaGCGGTGACACTCTAACCAGCAACCTGCAGACTCTGAGCCAGTCACTGTAACTATTAGACCATTATGACATCAGATAGATTACagtaaataatacatgtaaccatgacatgtgtttgtgtgtgatcTTACCAATCAGACCAGAGCAACCACAGGTAGAATTAGTTCAGACAGGTCCTTCTGCTACAGCAGGTTGGATTAAAAGAAGAGCTAAGCAGCAGCAGTATGCTACTCAAACCAGTCTACCATATGAAGGTATGAAGTACAACGTTTGTCTGACTATAGTACTGTCAAAACAAGTTAAATGATAACTAACTGTTTTTCTTTTgagtcaatatatatagtaaggGGTAGAGaaatatcaaatgtttgttGATTACAAGGAATTGCCGTGTGTCCATTGTGTGTCAAATTGACTTATTGAAGGCACACTAGAACCATGTTGTATTCAAAATGTGTAAATCAACTATATCACTTTCATAGTTTTTATCACAGTGCAGGACACTTTTCACCCACAAATAAATATGCAGACCGATCTGcgtaaaatctgatgtaggaatgTGGCTTGATTCCTTTATTTACCACTGTTTCCTTTGTATATTGTGGTATTTGTTATTGGGTTTTGTTATTTTGAGAGTGAACACTGTCTTCGTAGTTGATGGAGTCACACCATATTACTCGGTAACATCAGATTGATACACAGAAATTACACACTTGTGATCATTCGATCATAGTTTTAATCCTCTTTTGCAAGAAACCATCAATAGTAGATTTATCCCAGATTTACCCAAAGTGAGTGTGGGTAGACAGTTGATAGACTTGAGaaactttgttttttttctataggTATTGGAGGACTATCTGTACAAGTAGACAGATTACAATCTCTGATAAATCaacttgaaaataaagtaaCAATAGACCCTGTGGATGAAGAGATTGTTGAAGAAAATGATGATAATACTGTAAGTATTAATGACCTCTTACTATTTTCTACCTTTAATTAGTCTAGAATCCAGTAATGTGGGTAATTTGTTCTCCCTTTCCCtctaccacacctggcatttcACTATAACATAGGCATGTCATGTGGGTATTTTGTTCTCACTTTTCCtctaccacacctggcatttcACTATAACATAGGCATGTCATGTGAATTCTTTTCATTTATCAAATGCTTTTGTTCACTCTCTTTCAGGTTGTGTTGGTTTGTCGTAAGTTAACAGTGGATGAGAGCCAAGATAAAGCATTTAGGAACAGTCTGAGGACATACATTGAAGCCCTTGCCAAAGTAGATGGATGCATGAAGTAAGGAGAATTCTACAAAATAGTCTTTCACTTTGCAAAATGAATTATGGAAAATTTGATGTCTAATAAGCAATTGCAGATATTCAGTCAAGGTCTTTTTGATACattgcactgtacaatatcttacccacaactctctctgattggtatgcttggaggttccttattttataactttttcaataatccatacttaTTTTAGtatagtaattaagtttaattaatatgtagcaaaagaacgcttaggaatcaaaaataaagttctaaattttgtataaaaatgaactaacaactaaattaagcatgtgctgtgaataaaacacttttcactgtcaaagtgtcaataacttgggtagtcagtgtgtatgatgagttttagtatgtaaatttcttttgtcatacctattcaaataaatctattctttggcaaagtcataacaggtgcatatattttccttagttttgtcgcaaatattctgcatgtcttttaagaaaatctgctcacaaattcctaaaattgctactccttctacaataaatcactgataccagaatcgatgaaaatgggtattcagaaactcaccAGTGGCAATTTTacgcttgccaaatggaaaaaatgtttttacaaaaccctatacactggtgagatttgtctgacttgaAGGAGATGATggccaacactacaaatcagagagagttgtgggtaaaatgttgtacagtgcatTGCTCAGCAATTTTGTGACCATAGTATATGAATtgatgtatgtaaatgtaacaattcttgtatttttgcaataaatgaatacaaaacataaacacatGTATTTCAGCTGCTCCATCAAGGACTCAGCAACAGCGTAATTTAAGAAGATAAAAATGGACAAAGAGAAAACTAGGCCCACATTAACAATTCTTGGTATAATATTTTTAGTACACATAGaattgtaacaatgtatttCTTCTTTCAGTATTAGCGTACGTTCCTACAATGGTACCAGTAACTTTGTTCTCTATGAAATCTATGATTCCAATGAATCTTGGAAAAGGTAGGTTTTACAAGAGTTCAGAAGAATTAGAATAGTTTAGAAACATATTCACACACATCGTCAGaaaccacaacctcttttacagcaccatCCAAGACACACCATCAAGATGTTTCATCTTGATATTTTACAGTATCGAAGAAGAAATATGAGCTCTGGTTTGCAGGAATGCATAGTCATAAAATCAACCAAACTAACAAATTGATGGTTGCAATGTAGTCTTTAAAAGATGTTGTTTGCATTttagtctgaaagatccaggtGTTGTTTCTACTTGTATCGTCCCCTCTATAGTGAATAGTTATATAACAGAACCAACAACTGAACATTTCAGATTATCCATATTTATGTACAAATGGAACAGGAACATttaaatacatataatacaatGATGAATAATAATTTCTACttccttcaaaatattttaaatttggaAATTAAATTCCAACTTCTGACTGACACCTTATTAGATTATCAGATGTGTATGACTATAGATAGATGTCATATGTTTCACTCACTGACACCTTATCAGATTATCAGATGTGTATTACTATAGGTAGATATCACATGTTTTACTCAGatacatttgaataaaacatttgtaGATTAAATATTTGAAGCTTGACTAAATAATTTTCTTAGGTTACCTGTATAAACTGTTTTCCAAACCCTGATAAACTATCAATTGCAGCGACAAAGAACACTATATTATTTCCTTCGAAATAATTGAATTAATAACttgataaaatgatacattttatggtTCTATAGAAAACATCCTGTAAATTAGTAAGCtgttgaattttattttgtttgtttatttatttatttattgcatccttTTTGTATCATGGACTCACTAAGATTGTTCGGAGCAGTacttacaaaaaattaaaatacatacactatgaCAAAGTATGAGTAAAACCATATACaggaacaaacaaaacaaaccaaagtgAGCTAAGAAGATTGATAAAacgaaaataaaacaaaaaatacgcTTGATAATGAGTTTGGACCCCTTAATCTAGACTCACTCTCACTTCACCATCTTTGCCAAATTCAGAGAATCCAAAGGACTGAGAGTGAGTCTACCATTAATCTGACAACAAAATagttcatattttcataaattctgTATATTTCAGTCACATGTCAAGTGGAATTTCTAAAACATTCCAGCATAACAACATAGATCACTTGGACAGACCAGAAACACTCACCACTATGAACATTCCAGGTGAGTCTTAATAGGTTGATATTTTACTAATTTTAATTTCTCAAATTAAACCTAATCAAGTAGAATGAGAATGTCAAGTTGACCAACACGGGGGTTGACTTCTATCCTAATTTTGGGCTGTCCCCAAAATTGCATTGTTCTGTTTTGGGCTGGGCAGGGTGGGGCTGGGAGGAGTGGGGCTGGGCTGGGCTGGACTGGGCTATGCTATGAGGTGAATTGTCTCCATCCACTACTGATCTAGCTCTCTGTCAAACTTCAAAGTTTTCCAGTGTTGTCTGTCTTTTGCACATCTTTGCTATGTTGCTCGAGTTCTCCCTTTGATTTTATCTCTCCATCATCTGTATGGTCTTCCAGCTTATCGTCAGCCATATCTTGGTTGCCATCCAATAAATCTGATTGTCCATCTATTATCAGACAATTTGTCCTACCCCATCTCCATTTCATAGTGTCCTCTTCCATGATATAATCACTAGACATTATAcaaaagtgaagaaaaacaataattgacatgaaatattataaacataGTCACAGGAGTCATTTCCTTCATCACCTCTACTAAGATGTTATGTAGTCTCTATTGGAAGAATGGGGAGGAGTAAAGTAATGCACTAATACTTATAACATTTATTCaccaatatataaatattaaccTTAAATTAGATACAATTACAGGATACATGGCAAagggatcaagaaatagcaaagctgGCCAAGCTTGTATCCCTAGTAATATGTATGGGATGTATATGGACAAAGGGTTACACTTGAAACAGTTGAATGTACAAATGGAACTCATAACCTTCAATCTCACCCAATATGAAAAAGCTATAGCAAGGACTATTGGTTTCAACATGCtttcatcacatttatatgttaacatcaaataaatttctcttgttttgtttttttcagccAAGTGGCTTGAAGAGAAGTAGTGAAGTGGACAGGGCTGAAGATCAGTGCATTGAATAGAAACAGCAACCATTAATCATTGTAGATTGATAATATTGATTGAATATTTTAACCCTACATGTCCTTTTTTTAATAAACCTATGTTATTACACTCTAAAGGTATAGGGTTAATTATGAATATGTCTTTGGAAACTCATGTACATGCCTGAAATTGACTAAATATTTGCCATATGTTTGAATTGCTTGCCGACATTGATCATACCTCAAACTGTATGTGTACTGCAGTAATCTAAGCACTGTAGTCTAATTAATGAATGAGATTATAATATCCaacatttatgtattttgatTATTGATTCATTGATCTATGATTTTGATATCTGATGTACATTACATAGCATGCAATCTGGAAAGTAAGTTTTGCAATGTAGAATAGAGTCagtcattgttatttttttatataaagaaTTCTTTATTTGACAATGCTAGGACATTTTTCCAATTTCACTTTCTTTCAGTAAGATAATATAGACTTCAACAAAAactctttcttcttctttacCTTAATATTTTCTATACTATTTAAAGAGATACACTGTTTATAcaaaaaaaggaaacaaaatatcaaatagtTGAGATTGTATTATACACCAACAATGTGCAACACATAAATTAAACATGCTCTAACCAACGTATTtgtcagcttggtagatcaaatgaatTGTGAATTGATCATAGCGCCTAGAGGTCAACTATTGAAGACTGTCGATCAGGACAAAGATTAAACAATATTCTtactatgttacatgtaaactaCTCAACCTTTGTAATTCATAACAACTTTCTGTTTATACCATAGAAGATATTGAAGTATGACTTTTCATACTCATACAGCATTTGTTAATGTTTGAAGTTTATTTTCTACAATTAAgtattgtttcattattttttttataccttACCAATACCATCAAAGTATGGTAAACTCAAGGAAGTCTGAacttttgtatttgtaatttgtattttgcCAAGAATATTTCAGTTGTCATTTCTATATTTGATAATGTCATTATCATGTTTTGTACTTTTCTGTTTCAAATTCTCCGCAAGGGGTTATTACTTCTGCCagcatatttaatatatacctCTTTTAGTTTGGGCAGCTAGTATTCTTAATATAATAAACACATGTAAAAGTTGACATGTTGTATGATATTGCATGCAAGATGTAtatgattcaaatcaaatatttctATATGATCATGTGAGATTGCTATAAACTAAACCAGATTGCTGAATCTATCGTATATATATGTTACTTTAGGTTTCCAGCACATGACCTATAACTGTGCATTTTCCATTTCATCAAATGTTGAGATAgctgagacagacagatatacagacatacagacagacatacagacagacatacatacatacatacatacatacatacatacatacagacagacagacagacagattgattgattgatgggtAAATTTTTGTGACATATCATTTGTACAGACAATTGATCAACCAATAAAATACCATCTACTACTAACTCCTCTAACCTCTTAAATACACAGGCTCAATAATTATGACTTTGTCGGATATGAAGTCAGGGATTATTAAAGGCCTTTTCTTAACTTTTCaaatacttttcatttctttttaaaatgaaaactagCAGCAGGGTGCCTTTATTTCTTTTATTCACAAAGCTATTTACTATGAGGCCATCATTCTCATAGTGTCGGTCTGTATATTCCCCATAAGTATCAAAATATGCTGAGACAAGTTCGATCTTTgtttaattataaaaaaaaaacaatttcaaagATAGCTTCTCTTTCGCCAACTGTGTTTCGACTATATTTGGCAAAATCTGTCAGAGCAAGTTAACATGCATCGTAGTTGGAGAAAGTATATCAATATAATATCAAGTTATCAATGGATTGTTAATACTAATCTCAAAATATTCGGTGACTGTGAAAATTTACAACTTGGTTTACAAACATTATCAAGAATTGaaaaattaactatgcaaacCACCATCATttcgttaaaaaaaaaaacaggctTAGCTGCAATATAGTAGCGTTAGTTTTTGAGCTTTAATTTTTTTATCGTTTTAGGACACAGCTCAATCCTGATAAACACTTATATCGAACGTACACGATGAAGTTGTGATGCAAAATCTGCAGATAATGTAGTCCCGAGAAATGGTAAAATAACAGACGTTCATTTCACTGTACAATCGAATCGACCACTAATATAATTTATACTGTTAAGTAAATACATCCCGATTAGTTAACAATATTCAGGACTTTAGAACGCGTCAACATAGAAATTAGAATAGGAATACGTTCTTTGCGCTGCGTTGCCACACATACTCGACATCATAGAATAATACGTTCTTTGCGTTGCCATACATACTCAACTCAACATCATAATACGTTCTTTGCGCTGCGTTGCCACATATATACAACATCGAGAGTGGTACGAACAGCACAGAACGTAGGATAAGTTCACCTATTTAAACAATATGCCTTTTGAACAAGAACCAACCGCTGAAAGTACGTACAGCATTGAGTACAAGAGAGACACCTTTCTACCACCGATAAAGTTCCACCAGTTACCATCGCTCACTCTAAAAGATGTCGCCCCAACACTTCCACCCCGACAGTTTCCAATCGAGCCCATTGGACCTAAACGAAGATTTGAAAAAGAATTGGAAGACTGTGGACCATCCCTAGGATTAGGAACCAAACGGTTACCGACTTTTAAGTAAGCTTGGTGTTTGTTTTCTCTCCCTTTTTGTTGTTTCCCTCTACAATATCGATCATAATATCAGTTTGAATATCGCCATTATATTACTATGTCGATCATAATATCTGAGTTTGAATATCGCCATTATATTACTATATCGGTATATGTCCACATAtattacaggtaggaatatatagtcaaaaggttgttatattttgtctgtaggccaggaaaacaacaattaaAAGTTTTACCAGTCATTACGTTTAGACAAATAAGTTACGACACATATCCCAAATTCTATCGGCCAATCGTAAATTTTATGCTTTGGATAATTTCTTCCAGATATTTAGATTCCAAACCTATCGTACGGACTCTACCACCACAGGAAATAGTAAATGAAGTTCCAGTTAATATtcacaaattgaaaatatcccCATCAGACATAAGATTGGCATCGAAACTAGACAAAGCAAAGATAGAGACTTTGAGTCACTCATTTAAATGGACAACAACGACAAGACAGCTTATGAAAGAAGTCACTATGTCAGTTACAAAGGTAGGATAGTCGAGTACTgcagtgtgtttgtgtgtgtgtgtgtgtgtgtgtgtgtgtgtgtgtgtgtgtgtgtgtgtgtgtaaggaGAGTGGGAGGTgaggtatggggggggggttctcaCACCGTTTGAGTAAAACTTGTAATAGGGACTTGTCcaacaattataataataaaaaaataacgaGACATaacgaaagaaagaaaacaacttaATGTCCTAGCTAGTAATTTTGAACGACTAATACATCTATTAATTTCAACAGCACAttagacaaataaaatattaaaaattagGTCATTGCAATGTAgtaaaatatattgtgtttgactctcagtggagggtctatgcttacTCGCCTTTTTTTAGATGCCTCAAgttgtaatgtaatatttaatttGGTTTGTGGCCCCATTTTATCATTCGCTACatataaaatgtcatttattgACAGCTTTCACCACCTAAGACAACACTGGAACTGAATGCTGACGTCATCAAGTATCGACCAATCAGATTTGAAGCTTCTCCTGATGACTGGCAGAAGGTTGCACCGGTTTGGGACAAATTACAAAATAGATTCCCGACTGAGTGCACGGAAAAACCATGTCAATGCAAGAACAACGACGATAAGTAGGTTATTAAGAACTAGGGACATTGCTCCGTGacaatgtaaaatatgcaatcgTATCTTTTCATCAAAAGCAACATAACGTTATATATAGTgcatttatttgacattttacatGAACATCTACGACAACTATGACATTTATAGGTACAGTTTAAGTTGCAATGAGAAACTATGGAGTTATTTCCTTTCCCATCATTTTGCCTATATCAGTTTTTATCGCAACCGTGGAGTTATCAAGGTGAACGagttttaaaaataacatatattctaagaaacaatgacagacatgaattTCATCTTTCACCTTTTGGGGTTAGTCTCACTTCAATTTTAAGAGattaaaatttcaacatttattttcatttatatttcctcatctcatctcattttATTGTCATCAAGTGTAAACAAGAACAGCATCAACATATCAGTTAATGATGGAATTCGTGAATTGGTTCGAACAGGGAAATTGTCATCACACTTGTAAGTATTCGACACTGACTTGTTACGTGGAAATAAGTCGTAACatgtagatgactatgaattATTACATTCAAATATTGTTCAATTTAATGACAGTACATAAAATCATGAATACtttacatgtacgtacgtacgtacatacatacagtgagtGATACACATATCAAAAGCATCAGCTAGCCGGAagtgggagggggagggggtcacttTGTAAAACTTGGTCTCTATGTTCAGGAGTTTTCTTCGCTTTCATGTGGGGATGGATGCGGGTGGGGGAAGGGGGTCTGTTTTGggaacaaaatttgaaaacaccGCTCCAGACAGTATTAGAAATACCTGTTgtgcaattatttat
This portion of the Glandiceps talaboti chromosome 7, keGlaTala1.1, whole genome shotgun sequence genome encodes:
- the LOC144438152 gene encoding N-terminal EF-hand calcium-binding protein 1-like is translated as MASSTEQQKGMSIFLDVFRRADKNDDNALSLEEFKSFFADGVLNVEELEKLFHDIDTHNSNNIDTGELCTYFSKHLGPFQEIFAALEDLSHSVTNALQVTAKDYPEASFYEQFTTRFLLKEVLNQVQALQFPVDSASDHMEQEALKDRPEQPQVELVQTGPSATAGWIKRRAKQQQYATQTSLPYEGIGGLSVQVDRLQSLINQLENKVTIDPVDEEIVEENDDNTVVLVCRKLTVDESQDKAFRNSLRTYIEALAKVDGCMNISVRSYNGTSNFVLYEIYDSNESWKSHMSSGISKTFQHNNIDHLDRPETLTTMNIPAKWLEEK